The Methanoculleus sp. SDB genome contains a region encoding:
- a CDS encoding peptidyl-tRNA hydrolase produces MRAEPTFAWKQCLIIRNDIKMSCGKKCAQLAHAAVSAFDRCDKESRRNWLSEGQKKVVLKANSERTLYELKTIAERAGISAALITDAGLTEIPPGTITALGLGPAKSEEMDRLTGDLPLL; encoded by the coding sequence ATGAGAGCGGAACCCACATTCGCCTGGAAGCAGTGCCTCATCATCCGCAATGATATCAAAATGAGTTGCGGGAAGAAATGTGCCCAGCTTGCACACGCCGCCGTTTCCGCCTTTGACCGGTGCGATAAAGAGAGCCGCAGGAACTGGCTTTCCGAGGGGCAGAAAAAAGTGGTGCTGAAGGCGAACAGCGAACGCACCCTGTATGAACTCAAGACTATCGCCGAACGTGCGGGCATCTCCGCTGCGCTTATCACGGATGCGGGGCTCACGGAAATTCCGCCCGGAACGATCACCGCACTCGGCCTCGGCCCGGCAAAAAGCGAAGAAATGGACCGGCTAACCGGTGATCTTCCCCTCTTATGA
- a CDS encoding cobalamin biosynthesis protein CbiM, protein MHIPDAFVPLGQSIVYWIIALVFVALALKWARSELDDEKVPLVAVLAAGIFAIQAFNLPVGMGTSGHLVGGALAAIVLGSPFAAVFILTLVLLIQGIIFGDGGLTTMGVNIINMGVIGGFVGYYLYGALKGISGNTYAAAGFAAWLACVIPALAAALEMAIAGTFPLVPGLMAMGLYHAAIGIIEGVITAGAIYLIANARPDIMEKRAEVAA, encoded by the coding sequence ATGCATATACCTGATGCCTTTGTCCCTCTCGGGCAGAGTATTGTGTACTGGATTATTGCGCTCGTATTCGTAGCGCTTGCCCTGAAATGGGCGAGGAGTGAACTTGATGACGAAAAAGTGCCTCTTGTTGCGGTGCTTGCGGCGGGGATATTTGCCATTCAGGCATTCAACCTCCCGGTCGGGATGGGGACGAGCGGCCATCTGGTCGGCGGAGCACTCGCGGCCATCGTGCTGGGATCCCCCTTTGCGGCGGTGTTCATCCTGACACTGGTGCTCCTGATTCAGGGCATCATATTCGGTGACGGCGGCCTGACGACAATGGGTGTGAATATCATCAACATGGGCGTTATCGGAGGTTTCGTAGGCTATTATTTGTATGGTGCACTGAAAGGAATTTCCGGGAACACGTATGCTGCAGCCGGTTTTGCCGCGTGGTTAGCCTGCGTTATTCCCGCTCTGGCCGCGGCGCTCGAGATGGCGATAGCAGGTACGTTTCCGCTTGTCCCCGGGCTAATGGCAATGGGCCTGTACCATGCCGCGATCGGAATAATCGAGGGTGTGATTACGGCGGGAGCCATTTACCTGATAGCGAACGCACGCCCCGATATTATGGAAAAAAGGGCGGAGGTGGCTGCCTGA
- a CDS encoding geranylgeranyl reductase — protein sequence MYDVVVVGAGPCGSAAAGYCAAAGLKTLCIEEHATVGHPVQCAGLLSLQAFAGCGVSRRSVMHEVSGATVITGSGCRIAFDAGETKAVVVDRTALDAEMARRAADAGADLKLKTYAYGMKDRELQVCGVDGHERIPFRMVIAADGPRSPVARMLGMQRPPVLLAGIQAEIPHIMDDSRVELYPDASPDFFGWVIPSGPGRARVGLCGLENVRERFDAFIKAFDPRRIHLVTGAIPLGAMPRTYGPRVLFVGDAAGFAKPTSGGGIYTGVRSARHAADVAVECCNGNSFGESALRDYERRWKADFGQEIALGYRLWQARQRIGPAQMQKLCRALNDPSVTRLIVSQGDMDRPSILVRRLLLKPAVIRACGSLVTTELGKFLTVNKDADFLNK from the coding sequence ATGTATGATGTCGTGGTCGTGGGCGCGGGGCCGTGCGGGAGTGCCGCGGCGGGATACTGTGCCGCGGCAGGCCTGAAGACCCTCTGCATCGAGGAGCATGCGACCGTCGGACACCCCGTCCAGTGTGCGGGGCTTCTCTCTCTGCAGGCGTTTGCCGGGTGCGGAGTTTCGCGGAGGTCCGTCATGCATGAGGTCAGCGGCGCCACGGTGATCACGGGATCGGGGTGCCGTATCGCGTTTGACGCGGGAGAGACGAAAGCGGTGGTGGTGGATCGTACCGCTCTCGACGCGGAAATGGCACGCCGGGCAGCGGACGCCGGAGCGGACCTGAAGCTGAAAACCTATGCATACGGGATGAAGGACCGTGAACTGCAGGTATGCGGGGTGGACGGTCACGAGAGAATCCCCTTCCGGATGGTGATCGCCGCCGACGGCCCGCGGAGCCCCGTTGCGCGGATGCTCGGGATGCAGCGCCCCCCCGTCCTTCTCGCGGGGATTCAGGCAGAGATTCCTCACATTATGGATGATTCGCGCGTCGAACTGTATCCCGACGCCTCCCCGGATTTTTTCGGGTGGGTGATCCCGTCGGGACCGGGCCGTGCGCGTGTGGGCCTCTGCGGGCTGGAAAACGTCAGGGAACGTTTTGATGCTTTCATAAAGGCATTCGATCCCCGCCGCATACACCTCGTTACCGGTGCCATCCCTCTTGGTGCCATGCCCCGGACATACGGACCGCGCGTGCTCTTTGTCGGCGATGCGGCGGGATTCGCAAAACCGACATCCGGAGGCGGCATCTATACCGGCGTCCGATCGGCCCGCCATGCAGCGGATGTGGCGGTGGAGTGCTGTAACGGGAACTCGTTCGGGGAGTCCGCGCTCAGGGACTATGAGCGGAGGTGGAAAGCGGATTTCGGACAGGAAATTGCCCTCGGGTACCGTCTGTGGCAGGCGCGGCAGAGAATCGGGCCCGCACAGATGCAGAAACTCTGCCGGGCACTGAATGATCCGTCTGTGACCCGGCTGATCGTGTCACAGGGAGATATGGACCGTCCGAGCATCCTCGTCCGCCGCCTGCTGCTCAAACCCGCGGTTATCCGGGCATGCGGCTCACTCGTTACGACAGAACTTGGAAAATTTCTCACTGTTAACAAAGATGCGGATTTTCTCAACAAATAG